The genomic DNA TTTAGTTAGAtcatagaataacattgaatattagatattaatatccaaattatttaGGGGAGTGTATTCAGCTTGATATTTTAAGTGaacaattgaatattagatattaatatccAAACTATTTACAAATCCCTATGTTAtccaatcatggattttaaaaagtctcatgaaatccactgtttttgaactgatgattttaaaatctactttaaaatccactgttattcaaaacagtttgtggatttggattttaataagttttagggattctggaggatttgagaggatttgtttagttaacaatacataaatccaaatctcatggttttagatgggatttgaaataattttcctataaatcatatcaacttccttaAAATCTACacaaattctaaatttcctaaatcccatcaaatccttaatcctccaaaatcattgtttcaatacaccccctttagattcaacataaaacagaaaatttgtttcaacgaacaatgatttgttagttatagataaagagataaatatatccaaagttcaaaagacatgactatttaaatagacacacctattagaacaaaaagttgtgatgaaaaaatatgaataaaatattgtgaaagacacaactctacactGAACAGATACAatgttttgagtttaaaaaaaaaacaattttttacaaaaaaaactacgataaattgcaactgttgttcgcatttattcagtttgttattattatttttaaatattaaactattttttttaacaaaaagttacgataaatggacgcaactgtaaattctatattaagttgtattaaatttctctattgctacaatcatttctaaaattttagttagattatagaataacgttgagtattagatattaatatccaaattatttagattcaacataaaacagaaaatttgtttcaacgaacaatgatttgttagttattgataaagagataaatatatagagagtttaaaagatataactatttaaatagacacacctattagaacgaaaagttgtgatgaaaaaatatgaataaaatatagtgaaaagacacaactctacaatgaacagatacaactttttgagtttaaaaaaacaatttttttacaaaaaaaaaaacgaaaaaattgcaactgttgttcgcatttattcagattgttattattatttttaaatattaaactattttttaacaaaaagttacgataaatagacgtaactgtaaattctatattaagttgtattgaatttctctattgctacaatcacttctaaaattttagttagattatagaataacgttgaatattagataataatatttaattatttagattcaacataaaatgaaaaaaaaatttcaatgaaTTTGTTAGTTActaatgaagagacaaatataaagagagttcaaaaaacataactatttaaatagacatacTTATTAGAACGAAAAAGTTGtgttgaaaaaatataaataaaatataatgaaaagacataattctacaatgaacaaatacgaccgtttgaattttcttttaaaaaaaaggcaaaaaaaaaacaaaatttttacaaaaaggtaatacaaaaaaatgcaactgttgtgtctgcacttaattatatttatacttaATAACCCATATAAAGTGCTTTTAAATAAAAGACAtttttattaccatattgaaaagtaaatttccaaaactcacgaaaaaaaaactcttggtatttttattaattttttatatttaaaattaactaaaatttttaaattagattcatcattccaaaaatcttttattaACTTACAATTGGAGGAATTTcattacttttaaaagaatgaatgctaaaaaataatttagactactgtaaaaaccgttgagattaaagttttatattatcttGTGTgatagaaaaaattgaaaacagttcaaactgacaaatatatatagatttcaaaagatacgaatatttgaataaacacaactctacaatgaacagttgcaacttaaTAAAAGAACCATTatctacaatgaacaatcgcaactttttgtaaaacacacaatttaaattttttgttgataCACCTAGCTAGCCACAGCCCACAAGTGTTTTCcaatttaaatataatgttGTCTTTTATTGTGTTATCTACCACCAGGGGCTTTGAGAAAACCAGTGGATTCAGCTAAAGATACACCAGAAGTGTCAGGGACAAAGCCGATAAGCATTTCACCAAAGGAAACAATTAATGGAGTAGCAATCctttttttggtggaaaaacAATTGGAAGCTTTAACTAAAGATAGCATCTGTTTAtataaagatgaagaaggaatGTGCAACAGAAAGGCATGTAAAGTGGGATATTCATTAACAAAATTCCTAATTTGTAGTAGAAACTCAGTCCAATCTTTTGACTGActgtaaaaaccaaaacccttcAATTCATGTTAAATCGAGTAAAGAACAATTAAAGATCAATAAAATCTTGGTTTGATCACACACAGCGTACCAAATCCTCTGTTacagaggtttttttttatattctcagagtatggaactgaaaatataatttatcttattatAAGAAATGAGACTAATCATTAGTTCAAggattaaacttgatttattaaaatagtaaaagtaaaaacgtacaaaacaaaagagcatAAACGAATAGATAATTAAGGTTGACAAAATGACATGCTCATCGCTTACACCTTTTTCTTTATAGATCTACGTCTTGGCCTTTTAATTATCCCTTCTCTGTCTGAGTTATCTGTATCTGTGCCTGAACTATCTGTATCCCCAAACGGAGCAGGGAATGACTTGAGCAGTTCTAAATCGTTAACATTAGGATCCTCAACGTGGTTTACAAAGGTGCGGACGCTACAAGGTTTCTTAAACCCTTCACCAAAACCTTGGATTTCAACACGTCGGAGAGTGTTCCTCTCGGGATTGAAGTAGAAGACATAAAACGGTTGTCCACATGTATACTTGCGCATCGAGAAAATTATTTCACCGGAAGCGGTCGATCCAGCGAAGGAAACTTGGTGACGGAAGAATTTATCATCGGTCCAAGTGTAGGCATGTTTCGACCATTCATGTTTCTCTACATCCTCTAAAACCCACAAATGCAACTCATTAGTGAGACCAACGTCGACTTTACCCTCATAATAAGTGTACACATCATCCTCGAAATGAAGAAGCTCATGAATGTCGACATCATCCTCCCAGTAAATCACAGCTAATTTTCCCTTGTAGTTTATCAACCGACATATCCTTTCAACGTAAATAAAGGTGAATCTTTCAGACCGAACATCAAGACAAACTATCACATAATCAGTCGGAACATTATGAGATTTGTTCACGTGACTATAACCAGACAAGTCACCACCTACGTAATACAAAACCCCATCGATGCATACCCCATCACTCTTAATATCATGTCGTAAGGGACACTTTATCTTTCTCCACCTCATATCTCCATCTCTAAGTGTAAGAATTCTATGATGACCAGGACCACATGGGTAAGCCATAAACAATGCCTTGTATTTCTTGCCAACCGGATCAAACCCGAAAAAGCTATACGCCTTTCTGTAGCTATACCGTTGAGGTAAGATTGTATGCCCTCCTGTGTTGGGGTTATATATCACAGGTCTACCTTGGTATCGGCAACCATGGAAATAGATCAAACCAGAGGCGTAGCcacatgaaaaatattttaggttAGTATAATGATTGATCGTTAAATTGTCTGGAGAGAACTTCACATGATATTCGGCGGCTGCTACAGTATCTGACGACGATTTCTCATATGAATTCTGAAACTGAGGCAACGAGAAGAACCTCCACACATTGATGCCCATATCGTCCTCGTCGTTGCCGTTTTCTGCGACGGCGAATAAGAGGCGCGGCTTAGACAAGGAATTGGTCAGGAACAGCTTCTTGAAAGATGGACTACCTAACATTGATGCCCAGTGCTTCGACACGCAACGAAACCTCGCAACTGACTTTAGAGGCAATCTCGACAGTATCTGCAGGATGAGATTACTCGATAAGGCAGAGGATGAACTCATGATTACCTATCTAACGAAGAAAGAGATATGCTGAAACTAATATATCAAGTAAAACCTAGAGGAACCAGTTAATAAAAGACCTAGAGAAACCAGTTAATGAAAGACCTAGAGAAtcgaaattaaattaaaatagcaAACACaccatattcaaaaaaaaaacctagccgccagagaaagaaaaagggagAGTCGCCGGTTCTTGTTTCGCTCCGCCTCTCTGGTCGCCCTTCCGGCGCCGGAGAGAGCTCCGTCCTTTAGTTTTTTTGTAGcttcttttctgttttctccGTCTCCTTGTCTTCCTTTCGTCGGTGGTTGGGTGCCTCTCGATGGTGGTGGTTCCGGAGATAGCGCGGCGAGTGAAGCGAAGTTTCCATCGGGTGGTGGCTATTGGTGAGGGTTCTGGTGCGACGTTGGAGGACAGCGTCGAATCTGTGGCCAGATCTGGCGAATCTGGGTTGACGATGTCGCTTCCTGGTTCCGGCGGTTCTGTCTCTGGTGGTTTGTTGGCTTCGGTGAGCATTGAGAGATGAAGCTTCTCTTCGACGAGCTTCTGCGTCCGGATTTGGGTTCTTATTCAAATCATTCCTCTCATTCCAGCCACGGCGGAGTATTGTAAAGAGCggttttgtttatttcagtCCGACCAAGGTGTGTGTTCTGTAAACCGACGAAAGTGATGTAGCTCCTCAATCTTGCACTGTGAGGTGATGATATGCTATTCTGTGTTCCCAATTTTAATCTGAAAAAGCTTAGCATTCTAGTTATTAATTGGGTAGATTGGAGATGCATCTTGTCGTCGGTTTTGTCTCGCAACTCTTGGTTGGTTCAGTCGGACAAAATGTCCGTTTTTAGGTTTAAGACTGGAACAATGAAAGCCGAAGAGGCCAAGCTCTTCTGATGATGCGCCTTTGGGTGTTGAAGCTATTGGGATAAGTTCTACATGTCGATCCAGAGGTTCTCGTAGCTGGTTTTTGATCTTTTTTCAGTAGTAGTTATTGGCCTTCTTTGTGTTAGTAATTGTTTTCGAGTCATTAGGttaatttaggtggtttaagggATGACTTCACTTCCGAATTGTGGTGTGTTGTCTATCTCGTTGtggtttaaaaaatgcaatggcTCTCGATTGGGTAGCGTTGGATCCGCTAGTGTTccagggttgtacttgatcaaccattgcatttATTTTGGTCCAAATCTTTTAGAGGTGAATGTATTGTATCTATGATTTGCTTGTAAGATCTTGGTAAATGAATAGTTGATGTTGAGAAAAANaaaaaaaaaaaaaaaaaaaaagagacctGGAGAATcgtagctatatatatatatgctaattaAAGAGACctaatgtatatatttagtcggttaagacaaacaaaaaggGGCTAACTTAACGTCCAAGTGGGCCGCTGGGGTTTTAATAAACCCATTGATCCCACAATTTTATGATTCCGAAggcaaagaaaaaggaaagagtcTTTGGACTCTTGGCATTGAAGAAAGAAACGTGTGCGACTTTCATTCCATGGCAACTTAGGCTTGAGACAGATTcgggaagaaaaaaatgattcctTTGGGAAAAGCTGAATTGTAGAACCCATTCCTATCATATTTTATTGTTGTAAtaactttgatatttgttttgacAACCGTTTGATCCTCACACGCAGACAGAGTATATAAAACCATATATGAGACCAAAATATTAGACACAACTTggaaattaataaaccaaatattGTGGGCTGTTAAATCCCATCTATAAGATGAATCCCATGAAATTTGGATGGAAATTAAGAAGTGGAGAAGAAAATGTGAATCTTGATATGATTCTAGCATATTTCCatttaaatgtatataaaattaaaaaaaaaaaaatctcgctTAGAACTCTTATGTTTAAGAGGAGATTATGTAGAGCAGTTTATTGGTCCGACTCGATTTCATGAAAAGTTCAACTGAACGGTTTGCGCATGGACTTTACTTTAGTTTGGGTTGGGATAAATTGATCACCTCTAGCAGAAACACTAGCATACTATTCATTATGAGATTAAAGACGACCCTAATACAAGAACAAAGCCATACAGTATGGACTTCATGCTTATGTGTGGACTGTCGAGTTTAGACGTTTACATGTAACCACCAATAATTTTGGTTACTGACATTTccaaaagagtttacaaacaaGAGTGTGAGGATTTGATAATGCAAGTGTGTATACTCTATACATTAGTCTACGCAGCTTGATGTTACAATTTAAGGGCTTCGTGTTGATAGAAACAACAGTGAGGTTTCTAACTCTTGTTGAATTTAAGCATCTCTTGGCTTTGGGTTCAGCTCTGTCTCCATACTTGTAGGTAGCTTTGGGGTTGAAGAAGCGGCGCCAAACTTGCGGACCAGTATTTTAAAACATGGCAGCAACACAACGTATAgcgaaatgaagaaaaatggagTTGCTACGACCCACCCTAGTAACTGCAATACCACTAAGTACCATAGGAGTTAAATAAACAACGTATCTTTCAGATATGACAACATTGGCAATCAGACTTGCAAGTACTGAGGATAAGATCACAAATGACTATGCTAGGGAATGGACCAAGCGGTTTCACAATTTTAGCTACTTACCGCATTACCAATGCTAAAAAAGACTTCCTGAGAGGCTTGACCAGTGAAAACCTTCCCTAGAGCATCTGGTGTCAAAGGAAAATGAGGTCCACCAATGACTTTTTCACCAAGTCTTAGAAAAGGCACCACAAGACTTCAATAAGAAACACATGAAAAGGAAAACCAAAATCCAAGTCAGGGACAAAACTGATGCATCATTTTTCAGTAAAAGTGGTAAATTACAAGAGATTAAAAGGATATGCATAGCATAAAGGTTTACGCGAGTTCTGCTGGAGTGGCAATGATATTAGCCAACATTACGGTAGGAGCATGACAAGAAGATCCGAGCACCGCAAAAACTACTCCACATAGGAGAACAGGAACACCTGTTTTCATAGCAAAAAGCACCCTCAAATAAGAAGAATACATTGCAATCTCAAATCAAAAAGCAGTAAGCTTAGGAAACAGAAAATGGTGAGAGACACCTACCACATATGGGAATTACACCCAAGGTAATACCAAGTGCGGCAGAGAAAGCAAGCTGCTATGGCTCAAATTACTTTACAACATAAACATCTCTGCAACAGAACAGAGATGCTGATACCATCTATCTGTAACAGATGCCCAAAAGATCATTCAAGAGCTACATTAAGATACAATGATAAAGTTTCTGCCTTTAACTGTTCAAAAATGGTCTCTCTTGTGTTccaacaacagagaaagagatgCCCTAAAGACCCTCTAGGAGCTACATGAAGATACAAGGATAAAGACTCTACCTTTAACTGTTCTATATTAGTCTCTCTAATGTTCCAAATCAAGAAACCAACAAGAAGCAAAATGCATAACTCCAGCTTATAAAAAGaccaacaattcaaaaaaatagCACATGAGATCTATATCAAGAAGCAGAATCAAAGTAACCAAACTAGTCCTAGTGTAAACTATATCAACTAATTTCAAGAAGCACTTTTGTTGATACAGTTTCACTCACgattaaaatatatctttaattataattatttaataaaaaattatatttactcattataaccattagttaaatattctcagttaggatcACTTTTCCATAACGATTTTTTTAGTTGTAgttctttaccataattcttcaaaaaattattattttattatcttatcgaattttttattgtaaaagacacaactctacaataaacAGACGCaatcatatgatttttttaaagaaatatattatatagatattttattgtataagacacaactctacaatgaacagacgcaactctatgattttttaaaaataaatataaaaattaattaacaaaaaggtCCTCCTTTGATATTGAAGTGACGAATCAAAATCattgtttttcttctaaagTTGGAATTTTATCGATAAAAGAATACTATTTAATACGATTTATTTCATGTTTATTACAATTAAAGCGtccaaaacaaatgaaaaatatacaagAGGATATCTTTTCAGATATGGACTTTGTAGTATTGTTAATGTAACATCCAAATTACGATCcatcaattatattaaacgaGAAGTGAAAACGTCCCACAttcaatctcagcaaaattttaCCATTATACCATTAATGAAATTGCCCTTGACGTTGAAATATTTTGCCCCTGGACATAAAATTACCTATTttcgcattaaaaataaatcaaaaatcggtttagaaataatctaattgcataaaaagttaattgcaaaactagaatttgctaaattaatccctaaattttatgaataaaatctCTTTGACGTTTAATCAAAGGATACATGACCATAATATAACACGCATAAAACTATTTTTGGGTAATTAATGGGCTTAGATTAGATTGTTTAAAGACCGacgtaaatataaaatttatggGTGTCTGCATGAAAAAGGCCCGATGAGAAAACACCTCCTTACTGTAAACCCTAAAAGCCtagaaaacctaaaaaagaTAGGTCctttacaactataaatacaatgatatCGTTGCTTTCACCATAACCCGAAAAAAAAGCATTCTTCTcttgaattttaataattcttttatcatgttctcaaatttttatttgtattccgATCTTGCTGTTTTTAATGATACATCGACTGATCCCTTTCAtaaagctttggttgttgttggttcatctTCTAATCAAGGTATAAtatcgttctttttttttttgttgagttttataGATTCTTTCATATTCTCAATTTCCAATTTGTATTCTGATTTTGCTGTTTCTTATgattcacttttattttcttgttcgTGTAGCTGTTACTTGGAAAgcaaaatttcaaaacttacTGTTTTGTATTATTCACCTAATTTAAAATGTGTTTTCCTGTTCGTGTTGTGTTTTCTTGGGAAGCAAGATTCGAAACTCACCAAGCTTTGGTTATTGTTGGTTCACCTTTTAAAAAAggtattatattttctattttggatGATGTTTTacattagtttcttttgtcatgatctcaaatttatattggtGTTCCGATAATGTGTTTAGGACTGATCTACAGATCTACAGATAAATTGTATTTACCTGTTTCTATggttgtttcatatataataatataataataataattatttgatcTAGGTATTGTGGAGCAGATTAAACGATACACGAATTTCATACTAAATAATATCAtgtattatttcttataattataattcttATCACTAttgtattttccttttataattgaattataatttataataaataatagttttGTCTAAACTTGGATTTCCATGTTTTCAGGACTATTATGATCGTAGATATCCATGGATTCGATTTACGGGTATTTCATGTTTTATATAATTGTGTTATATAATTATtggtaaatttaaaataataccatgttttattctttaaaaaatgttatataaacatgttttatttggtaattttgatttactaaatcgtgttatataattatttacttttaactaaaatatttatataatattatagtttaaaataatcAGACTAAAgtgagaaactaaaaagattgAGACGCAACGTTTAGTCGTGactctttgtattcttacaaatcaaaaatctccttttt from Camelina sativa cultivar DH55 chromosome 2, Cs, whole genome shotgun sequence includes the following:
- the LOC104752798 gene encoding F-box protein At2g16450-like → MSSSSALSSNLILQILSRLPLKSVARFRCVSKHWASMLGSPSFKKLFLTNSLSKPRLLFAVAENGNDEDDMGINVWRFFSLPQFQNSYEKSSSDTVAAAEYHVKFSPDNLTINHYTNLKYFSCGYASGLIYFHGCRYQGRPVIYNPNTGGHTILPQRYSYRKAYSFFGFDPVGKKYKALFMAYPCGPGHHRILTLRDGDMRWRKIKCPLRHDIKSDGVCIDGVLYYVGGDLSGYSHVNKSHNVPTDYVIVCLDVRSERFTFIYVERICRLINYKGKLAVIYWEDDVDIHELLHFEDDVYTYYEGKVDVGLTNELHLWVLEDVEKHEWSKHAYTWTDDKFFRHQVSFAGSTASGEIIFSMRKYTCGQPFYVFYFNPERNTLRRVEIQGFGEGFKKPCSVRTFVNHVEDPNVNDLELLKSFPAPFGDTDSSGTDTDNSDREGIIKRPRRRSIKKKV